AGACACGGTTTAGTTACTTAATATGAATTTGATGAGGAAGTGACTGAAGTGAATGTAATAGAGAAATAtgagcaaaataaaatacaaaacaatacaTTGGGGAAGTAACATATGAGCTACGTTCCAGGTTTTACTACTGGTGTATAAAGCCCTACACAGGTTTGGTGGTAAAGCATGCTGTGATGTGAGCATGGGCTTTCTAGTATAGTAGTACCAGAATTTTCTGAAGTTTACTCGTCTTAAAAGCAAAGCAAGCCCCAACATTGATATGATTTTGATGGTTATTGAAACTTTTGTTTTGTCCCAAGCATTCCTGAATCAGTCCATTCTATTTGTGCTCTTTCAAATTCTGGttgatttttatttcttaatgctGTGTCGATAACCTATATAATGTTTAGTATACTGTTTCTCTACACCTTTATTTGTacagtattttgcatttttatagctAAATATTCAAGTGCAGTTGCTTTTTTATTGGAGACTTTGTGGAGGAAGCTCCTCAAAGAGTtgataatacattttaaaagaaaaccagtCAATAAGTATCTACAGTAAAGAGAGACAACAATAATTACGTACTTAGAGTAAGTGATAGggtattttgtgatgcagttctccagccaagtaatgtgatgCACATACTAAAGTGTGCATtaagatgcatatattagtgaaaacaatctGTGTGTATGCGAgagaagaaatttgcacttaaaatgtgaatgaattttcatcaaatgtggagaattgaacaaggttgaaaaaataagaaactgagggaaATCAAAACTGATAGATTCACCCTTCCTTACCAGCTGTACATGTATTCCTTCCATAGCCTCCAAGGACAATGGGACTTTTCATTGTCCAAGGACAGAAAGGGAGCAATGAACCTTGGATGACCTGAGTGATGGCAGTTCAGTATATGTGCAGCTAAAAATTTCTTGTCCTACCTGACAATACCACTCTCTTGGTGACATATACCGCTTTGTATAGGGAACCATGATGGGATATATGAGGTCTCTAAAGAGGCTGTTGCTGCCAAGGAAGTCCAGTTGACTGCAACCCCCTACTTCACCTACCTGAACCTCAACCCAGATAAACAGCCTGAGCCCCGGTGAGTGTCCATTGTGCTCCCTACTTCCTTCCTGGCTGAGGCACTGGCTAACCTGTGGTTCTTCAGTAGGAGAATCTCCATAGTCAAAATGCGAATGGACAATCCTGGCGTTTACTCCTTAGTTTGCCTTCATGTAGCTGGGACAGCAAGGCACCAAAGGCAGCACCAAAGGGGGTGGCACTGCCCACtcaaggaagggaagaagaataCCACACAAAAGCAGGTTTACATCAGGGGTCAAGTTTAGAAAAGGAATCCCAACAGCAGAGCGAGCAGTTCTTCATGGAACAGGAaccatcttagaagaggcatgCTCTGCTGAAGGGTGTGTATGAATCACTTCCAACCTGCCATCTGTTATTTTTCAGCCCGCCATCTGTCATTTTCCCACATAATAGTGTTTGATTAATAGGATGCATTTTCAATCACTTTTAATGGGGTTCTTTTTTATCTCTTCAACTAAACAATTAATTGGTCATTAGTTTAAACTCCTGGGTGTTAGGGCAAACAACAGGGAATTGGTATCATTTTCATGCCAGCTTGCTGGTGGTTTTGTTAAGACTGTTGAGCTAAGGAGACTTTGAGGATGAGCCAAGAAGATAATTTCTGTATTCTTATGTTCAGCTCTCTCCTCATTTCTCATCTTTCTGCTCTCCTAGGCTAGATCCAGGCTTCACTTTTTCCTCCTTAAATAGCTCCCACATTGACCTGCTGAATGAAACGTGGCACTATGGGGGCAGTGAACACAGCCGGAAATACTTGGCCAACATGGTGCGATGTTTCCCCAGTACCTGCATCCTGGACTCCAATGGTCATCCTATCAGCTGGATCATCATGGAATCTCTGGGTACACTGAGACACGGCTACACCCTTCCATCCCACCGCCGAAGGGGCTACTCATCTATGGTGCAGAGGGCACAGGCCAGGCGTGTCCATGCAGCTGGCTTCCCTGTATATGGCCTTGTTGCCCTAGATAATACCCCCCAGCAGAAACTGCTGGTCTCCCTTGGCTTCCAGAGATTATCTGAACTGTGTCATTACTGCATCCATTCTCCAGCTTATcagtgagaggaggagagagcaaCAGTCATTTTCCAGGATCCTGTTCAATCCTTTCACTTACCAGTCCTCTgaatgggagagagggagattaTCACACCCTTTCAAGAACCATTTCCCGTTACTCTATTTTCCATTTAAATTCTACCTCTATTCCTGTTGATTAAAAACTTTGGTGCTGGGTTTGGACTGAATCAGACGACGTTGGGTTTTTGGGTGAATACCCATGACCCCCATTTTGAGTGTCTATTGCTCCATTTGTGAGGTGCTGCAAAATGCAgtgttttctctgcaaaacaCTGATGCCAAACTTTTCTCAAAGTTTGGCCCCTGTTTAGAGCGAATCAGACGATGTTTGGTTTTTGGATGACCCCTGAGTTTGAGTGGCCCATTGCTCTGTTTATGAGGCACTGCAAAACTTTTGCCAAAGTTTGGCTCCAGTTTGGGCCATCACCACCCAGTAGGCCTGAATCGACTATACATTTGatgtaaaaaaaattgttttagtattttaaagtTGTAAACCACCTTCGGTAACTTGGCAAGAAGGCAATATATATATCCAATGAATAAAATGTTTTCTGTCCTGGTAGCAGGGTTGTCTGTTTTTTCCATTTGTTGCTGGTCATGAAACAACGCCAATATGCCAAAATAAGAGGCTTTAAATGCCATCTCTTTGGATGCTGACATATTCATTCATTGGTGTTTTAATTTATTGACTGGAACTCCTTGTCTATTGACATTAAGGAGGCACCATAACTGTTCTCTTTCTGCGACCTGCTTAAAACGTTTTTGCTTAGGCAATCCTACCCATATAGGTAGCAATTACATGGGCTTCTTCCTGCATTCACTTTAATATGAGTAGGATACCCCATGTGATGGGGGACTCTGATAAAGCAGCGTTCCTAAACATGACAGCAATGTCTGCTCAAGTTTATTCCTGTAGCCAGGATGGTACTGTAATTTAAGTGTTTTTATTATGCAGAACTGTGCGTGTTCATAATTCACAGCAGTTGTAAAGGATGAAATggcagtcagagggagaagagcaaTGTTAATTATATGCTTCACAACTGAAATCACACGGCCATCTAAAGAGAAAGGCCTAAAgtccattaagtccagggtcttaATGTGTGTAGCTGCAccactgaacatcaggaagatggCTGTTAATAGTTCATTCATTCTGGTAAACTTacacattccctcccccctcgTTGAAATAAAGCAGCCAACACAAAGAGcttgctgaaggagactctgacTGAGCAGTTTGACAGCACACCAGAGGCTCTTAAGAGAATCTGTAAGTTACGGAAATTATGGGGgtggggcacatctttaaagttgttaaatgttacaaatgttatgcataaatgtatcctttagacttgacagctcagggaagttacctagctttaaaaatcatataaatcaactcctttgcccgtttccttcattccactgtcaatttgcttcattggccaaggacttggaaacCATTCGGTccccgccataatccctcaagcggggGTCACATACTCACGGGAAGGTACTCATAGGTGTCAATCGCTGGGCAAAGGCACTCCTCCGGACTtgcccaggtggcagactatgcaaatCAAACTTCTATTGTCCCTTTGTAGTatgtgcttagaatgtactttccaatacatatcctgtatccacctgttgccccaacacattcctcctatgttaatcatgtacaacccctccccttttctgatgtagcaatgatgtagtgatgatgcttaatgaactgtatgctgggataagatagaaacttttaaaagtccttgtcaccccatcctcgggggttcaaaattcctctttgaacctgttgcgcaatgtACCACTCAACACTGTACCACTCAACAAGAAGACACGGAGGACTACAGGTGAGCAAATGACAGTGTGGGAGAACACCAGTTGCTCATAAGAGAATGTTTTATTCTCTATTTATTGAGGAAGGGATTCCTGTTACATTTAGAAACTCAGTTGTGGCACCATTGTTGGTTAAGTAAGTCCATCATTTCAGTGAAAAAGAAGGCATCTCAGTTTGGGGATTACACTGAGGTACAGAGAActagtctctctctttctctctcaggaGCTTACAACCCACACTGTTTCTGCTGGTACCTGCTTCAACCTCTGCCTCCCAAGCTATGTTGATCCTATCCTGTCCTTCCAAGTTGCGGTTCCTGGAAGGACTGCTGAAGAAAAGCCTCCCTCAGACACTTCAGGTGATCTTGAGCCATGTATTCTGGGTTATTAGCTAGGAATATGGGACCAAATTCTTGCATCTTCCCAAAGATCCAAATTTGGAATCTGAGaagatttttaaaatccaataaaTAGGTGCTTGAATAGGGTACCATACAGATATACTCCACAGAGAGCTAATATTGGCTGCAGCTCCATACTGAGGGTACAGTTGGTGTGAAATGTGTACATAGTATGTGAAATGGCCATGTGAATTCCTACAATTAGTTCATTGGGTGATAGGTACTAAGTCCTCACtagggaagagggaggaaatgtgattcagtttgcatttataggtgaacttacctaatttgcacattcTGAAGCAATGCATGACAAAACTCAGCTGCCCTTTGAAATCTAcatttctcttaattttgctatgaagttctccagccaagtaacattcACAAGACTGAGAGGGTAAACTGTGCGTTAAAAATGCACATGTAAGTAAAATGACATTGTATTGCGGAAATTGCTTTCTAAAAATGTgtgaattaataataatcatgCATATTAAGCGAAATTAACACCAAAATGCCAATGaactttcatatttttttaaatgcaaactgatgtagaaatgtggaggactgagCTTAAGACGAGAAAAATGataaactgagagaaacagaaaatCAACTGATTCTTCTATCCCTGTTCATCACTCAGGACACCCAACTCAGGGCATGCAGCAGATACAAGCCTGACACACCACACCACAGATGGCCTCCCCAGATCCCACACATTTCTCCCAGGCTGCTTCCTTCAACTGCAGCACCAACTCTGACATCCTATGACTTTTGACAGGTCTATGGTGAAGTCATGAACATAAACCGTGGGAACCCAGTGGGCCATGAGGTGATTGTGGATTCTTGGCCAGATTTCAAGGCGGTCCTGACTCGTCCACAGAGAGGGGTAATAGCCTTTGTGCAAAGGGTAGCTCAATGggtagagcatgagcctcttaatgTCAGGGTCATGGCTTGGAGTCCCAGGTTGgg
The Podarcis muralis chromosome 1, rPodMur119.hap1.1, whole genome shotgun sequence DNA segment above includes these coding regions:
- the LOC114584441 gene encoding glycine N-acyltransferase-like protein 3 isoform X1, which translates into the protein MLILSCSSKLQILEGLLKKSLPQTLQVYGAVMNINRGNPVGHEVIVDSWPDFKVVLTRPQREAVSDNADFLSNIYAAFYRDLDVYRKLLLDTDAINWDQTFALCGNHDGIYEVSKEAVAAKEVQLTATPYFTYLNLNPDKQPEPRLDPGFTFSSLNSSHIDLLNETWHYGGSEHSRKYLANMVRCFPSTCILDSNGHPISWIIMESLGTLRHGYTLPSHRRRGYSSMVQRAQARRVHAAGFPVYGLVALDNTPQQKLLVSLGFQRLSELCHYCIHSPAYQ
- the LOC114584441 gene encoding glycine N-acyltransferase-like protein 3 isoform X2; amino-acid sequence: MNINRGNPVGHEVIVDSWPDFKVVLTRPQREAVSDNADFLSNIYAAFYRDLDVYRKLLLDTDAINWDQTFALCGNHDGIYEVSKEAVAAKEVQLTATPYFTYLNLNPDKQPEPRLDPGFTFSSLNSSHIDLLNETWHYGGSEHSRKYLANMVRCFPSTCILDSNGHPISWIIMESLGTLRHGYTLPSHRRRGYSSMVQRAQARRVHAAGFPVYGLVALDNTPQQKLLVSLGFQRLSELCHYCIHSPAYQ